The Chloroflexota bacterium genome segment AGCCGCTGCTCGACCCGCCGCAGGTGTGCGAGGGGCTCCAGGGATTTCGCGTCGTCGGTCCCATGGGGTTGTGGGCGAAGGCCAGGTGCCCGAACTCCGGCATCGCGGTCATGCCCACCACGATGGCGCCGGCACGCTTGAGGCGCTCGACGGCCGGCGCGTCGCGCTGGCCCACGTCATCGGCGAAAAGCCGCGAGCCGCGGTGGAACGCCATTCCCCGCACCTGCATCTGCACTTTGATCGCCACCGGCACGCCGTGCAGCGGCCCCAGCGAATCGCCGCGGTCCACGGCGGCGTCGGCCGCGGCGGCCGCGGCCAGGGCCAGCTCCGGCGCGAGGTCCACAAACGCGTGCAGGCGCGCGTCGGCGGCTTCGATCCGGTCCAGGCTGGCCGTCACCGCCGAGCGCGAGGTCAGCTCGCCGCCGCGAATCCAGCGCGCGATGTCAACGGCGCGCGCGTAGGCCAGGTCGTCCGGTGACACGGCGGTGGCTCCGAAGGGTTATTCGGCCGAGCGGAGGCGAGTGTAGGAGCCGGCACACCGCGCCGCGAGCCGGGGAGATACGCTCGCTGACGTTGTGTCGAGAGGTTTGCCATCGCATGGCGCGTTTCCAATCTCCCGCGGGCGGTTAGCGATAGGACGCATGCGGCACGCTGAGCCGCGCGCGTTGTGCGCCGGCGCGCGCTGGGTATCGTTGAAGTCGCGGCCACTGCGTCGACGCCTGGCGTGGACCGCGGCGCTGGCGCTCATTCTGGCGGCCACGTGGGCATGCGACCCGTCCGACGACGCGAGATCCGAGGTCGAAGCGCCCGCGACGGTGGCGGCGATTCTCGCCACGCCGCCCCCGGCTCCGACCCAGTCCCAACCGGCCCCTGCGACGGCAGTCCCGACCGCCGTTCGCGCGGAGGCTTCACCCACGGTCGCGGCTGAACCGGTAGCCGCCACGCCGACACCTCCGCCAACGCCGACACCCGTCCCAACGCCGACGCCCAGGGTGTTCACGCCCACGCCGTCGGCTACGCCGACTCCCACGATCAGGCCACAGCCGGCGCGCCCCGTGGCGCCAGAGCTCGCGGCGCTGCTGGCGGAGATGGGCCCGAGGCTTGCGGCCTGGCGCGGCCTCGAACCGTGGGATGTTCCGGCGTCGCTGATGACGCCGGAAGAGTTTGCGGTGTGGCTAGTCGCCGCGCTCGAGGAGGAGTATCCGGCGGATGAGGCCGCAGCCGATCAGCTGGAATGGGACCTGCTCGGTCTGATTCGCCCTGACCAAGATCTCTACGAGCTGCAACTGGCGCTCTACACCGAGCAGGTTGCCGGGTTCTACGACTCGGATACCGAGGAAATCGTCGTCATCGGGGACCACGATGCGGCGGCCCCGATGATCATCGTGACTCTGGCGCACGAATACGTGCATGCGCTGCAGGACCGTGCGTTCGACCTGGATGCGCTGGAAGACAGCGTCGAAGGCAACCAGGATGCACTGGCGGCACTCCTGGCGCTTATCGAGGGCGACGCGACGGTTGCCGGGTTGCAGTACGCCATGCAGCAACTGCGGCAGGCGGAGCTCGCCGAGCTTGGATCGTCCGCGCAGCCGCCGGACGATGCGTTCTCAAAGTCGCCGCCGGCGTTGCAGGCCGTGCTGCTCTTTCCCTATGTGTCGGGCTACACCTTTGTGACGGCTCTGCTGGATGGCGGTTGGCGTGCGGTGGACGCCGCCTATGCGCGATTGCCGGCGTCAACCGAGCAGATATTGCATCCGGCCAAATATGCGGCGGGAGAGGCGCCGCTGGACGTCAACCTGCCATCAATGATCGGCCAACTGCCGCCGGGCTGGAGCGAGGTACGGCGCGATGTCTTTGGCGAATTCATGGTGAGCGTGTGGCTTGGAGGAACACAGGCTGTCCCGACGGCGGCAGGAGCGGCTGCGGGCTGGGGCGGCGACGCCTACGCGCTCTATCGGAACGAGCAGGGCCACGGGCTGCTGACGATGAAGTTTCGCTGGGACTCGGAAGACGACCTGGACGAATTCTGGGCGGCCCTGGTCGCTCACATGCTGGCAGACGGCCTTGGCGCTGGGCTTTCGAGCGACGACGGCACGACGGCCCAATGGCTGGGAGACGGACGTGCCGCCCACGCCGAGCGATCGGAGGATTCGGTGGTGTTGATCATCGGGCACACCACCATCCTGGTTCGCCTTGCGGCTGCTGTTCTCTCGCCGGGCTAGGCGGTCCGGACGGAGCAGCGCCGGCCCGGCGAAGGATTCGACAGACGCTCCGCGACGGCGCGGAGGACGGCAGCCGCTTGACGGATTCGGACCCATGTCGCGGCGAGCCGGGGATATCATTCGCGCGACCACTGTTTCAGGGGCGTGAAATGGACCATGTCGAGTCGGTGCGACCGGACACGCATCCACCGCGGAGGTTGACCGCCGACGAATTGGCGATGGTCGACAACGTGATGCGCCAGTGCCTGGCGGTCACCGCCGACGACCGGGTGGTGATCGTGACCGATCCCCCCAAGCAGGCCATCGGCGAGCTGTTCCATGTCGGCGCGCTGCGGCACGCGCGCGACGCGACGCTGCTGGTGATGCCGGTGGCCGAGCGCCACGGCAGCGAGCCGCCGACGGACGTCGCCGAGGCCATGGGCACCGCGACGGTTTGCGTGCTGCCCACGTCGAAGTCGCTCACGCACACTCGCGCGCGTACGGCGGCGACCGATGCCGGCGCCCGGGTGGCAAGCATGCCGTCGATCACCTACGAGATGGCCATGCGGACGCTGGCGGCGGACTACTCCGCCATTGCGCGCGAGTCGGAAGAGCTGGCGACCATCTTGAGCGCCGGCGCGGAGGTCACGCTCACCTCACCGGGCGGCTGCAATCTGACGTTTAGCGCCGTGGGGAGGGACGGCCTGGCCGACACCGGACACTTCACGACGCCAGGCGACATGGGGAACCTCCCGGCGGGCGAGGCGTTCATCGCTCCCGTGGAGGGCACCGCGACTGGAACCGTGGTGATCGACGCGGCCTCGATGATCGAGGACGTAATGCCGGACCCGCCGATGCGAATCCGAATTCAGGAGGGTCTGGCCGTAGGCGTGGAAGGCGCCGGCGCGGTGCAGCTCGAGGCGGTGTTCGCGGAGGTGGGCGACGGGGCGCGCAACCTCGCCGAGCTTGGGATCGGTACGAATCCCAATGCCCGGCTCAGCGGCAACATCTTGGAAGCCGAGAAGGTGGCGGGCACGGCGCACGTGGCGCTGGGCGCGAGCCTTCACATTGGTGGCACCGTTGACGTGCCGTTTCATCAGGACGGCGTGATCGCGCGTCCGACCGTTCACGTCGACGGCCGACTGATCATGCAGGACGGTCAGCGGGTGCCGCTCGCCGGATAGGCACACGGTTTCCGCCAACGCCACTAGAATCGCGGGCCTGCCATGAAAGGGCCGTCAGCCACGCCACACGACCGCGCCGCGCCGGTTGCGCGCATCTCGATCCGAGCCGTGGCGGTCATCGCGATCCTTGGCGCGATGCTGGGAGCCTGTGACCTGCCGGGCGTGCCAGCCACGACGGCCCGCCCTCCGGCCACGGTCACGCCGGATCCGACCCCCACCTGGACGCCGATTCCGTTTGCCACCGCCACGCCGACCCCCACGCCGTCCGTAACCGCCACACCAACTCCTGCAGAGGCGCCGGTGCCGCCGACGACGCCGGTGGCTTCGCCGGCGGTCGAGCCGTCACCGGCGCCGACAACATCGCCGACCATTCCGCCGACGCCGACGGGTCCGGTGCCGCCCACCGATGCCGAGCTGCTGGCACTGCTCCCGGGTCCGGGCGACCTGCCGGACGACCCCGCGTTGACGGTCCTCCAGCCCGGCGCCGGCGAAATCACGGCCGATGTGGTGGGCTTGGCCGACCAGTTTCTCGACCCATTGGTCGTGCGGCGCGGCGATCCGTTCCTGCTTGCGCTCGTGCTGGTGGGGAGCGCCGTCGAGCCCGTGGACGTGCAGGTGGTCGCCGGCATCATCGAGCGACCGGATACGTTTCTCGAAAGCCTGGCGCTCGGCCTGGTGCAAGGACTCCAGGCGGCAGCGCGGGCGGCGAATGTCACCGAGCTTGAGCCTCTATCATCGCCCGGAATCGGAACTGCCTCGGGCGCCGCTCGCACGCGCGTGGCCAGCGGCGGCGACATCTACGAGGCTCGCCTGGCCGTCGCCGTCCGCGACGGTGTCGCCGGGATGGTGATTCAGATCGCGCGAATCGATGACACGGCTGAGTTGCTCGACGCGGTGAGCATCCTGCGGCGCGTGGTGGAAACGGACCTCGTGCGCGGATGAGGCCCGGATCACTACACTGAAACGAGGCAGTCAGATGCAGAGTGGCATGGCGCCAGGGCCGAGGCACGGTGACGTCGGGCGGCGCGCCGGCCCTGCCGTGTCTCCGTCGCGATAGGTTGGCGGCAGGTGGCGCGCAGCGACGTTGAGCCCACTCCCCGGATCCTGGCGGTTGATGACGATCCGGCGATCCTGGATATGCTGCGACGCGGCCTGGGCATCGAGGGGTTCGACGTGCGCGTGGCCTCCGATGGCGCGCAGGCGCTCGAGGCCATCAACGCCGGGGCGGCCGACGTGGTGATCCTGGACGTGATGATGCCGGGACTCGACGGCTTCGACGTGCTCCACCAGGTTCGGGCGAAGAATGACGTTCCGGTCCTGTTCCTCACGGCGCGGGATCGCGTGGCGGACCGCATCCGCGGCCTGGACGCCGGGGCCGACGACTACCTGCCGAAGCCCTTCGCTTTCGGCGAGCTGGTGGCCCGCGTGCGAGCCCTGCTGCGCCGGCACGGGCCGGCCGAGCGCCGGGTGCTGTCCTTCGACGGCGTGCAGATGGACCTCGGGTCGCGGCAGGTCACCGCGATGGGCGAGCCCCTGAGCCTGACGCAGACCGAGTTCGAGCTCTTGCGCGCGTTGATGGAGCAGCCGGGCCGCGTGCTCACACGGTCGGAGTTGCTCGACCGGATGTGGGGCTACGAGCCGAGGGCCGTGTCCAACGTGGTGGACGTGTACGTCGGCTACCTCAGACGCAAGCTCGAAACGGCTGACCACCCACGCCTGATTCACACGGTGCGGGGCGTCGGCTACGTGCTGCGAAAGGCGACCGCGTGAGTATCCGGCTCAAGCTGGCGCTGTGGTACGTGGGCTTTGTGGTGGCCACGGTGCTCGGGTTTGGGCTGCTGCTGCACTTTCTCCTGGCGGCGCGGGTGCGAAGCGAAGTGGACGTGGCGCTGCAAGGCCGCGCGGGTCACGTGCTGGAGCTCGGTGAGGCCGGCCAGCCGGTCGCGGGCGTGCAAGCGACGCTTCCCCTCCTGCCGGACGCGATCACGACGGAGCTGGCGCAACCCGACATCTACCACCAATTCGTGAGCCCGTCCGGCATGCCCGAAATGACGTCGGCGAATCTGCGAGGACGGCAGCTCCCCGTGACTCCGGGGGTGTACGAGGCGCTGCGCACGGGAGAAGAGCAGTTCGAGGACGTGCGCTTGCAGGACGGCACCCGCATGCGCGTCCTGATTGCTCCGATCGTGTGGCAGGGCGAAATCGAGGGGGTGCTGCAGGTCGCGAGCTCGGTCGACGTCGCCGAGGGCGCCATTCTGCCGTTCCATGGCTATCTGCTCGGCGGGATGGCCGGCGTGGTTGCCGTGGCCCTGGTGAGCGGCTTATACCTCACGCGCAAGTCCATGAACCCGGTCAAGGCCCTGACGCGCACCGCGGAGGCGATCTACCAGGTCGGGGACCTCAGCCGACGGATCGAGGTTGGGAAGGGCGGGGACGAAATCAAGACGCTGGGCCGGACGTTCAATCGAATGCTCGACTCGATCGAGCAGCTGGTGACCTCGCAGCACCGCTTTCTGGCCGACGCATCACACGAGCTGAAGACACCGCTGACGGTGATTCGCGGCAATGCCGAGATCCTGTGCCGCGGCGCGGCACCCGGTGCTGACGACGAGGCCGCGGACGCGATCCTGCGCGAAGCCACGCGCATGCAGCGGATCGTGGACGACCTGTTGGCCATCGCCGAGCTGGACGCGGCGACGGAAATGCGGTTCGAGCCGGTGGAGGTGCGCGCGCTGGCCGAGCGAGCCGTCCACGACCTCGAACCGCTGGCGGGGAGCCGCGAGCTGTGGGTGCAGGGGGACGGCGAGGTGCTGATCTCCGGGGACGTGGACAGGCTCGAACGCGTGGTGCGAAACCTGGTGCAGAACGCCATTGCGGCGACGGAACCCGCGGGCCGGATCGAGGTCGACGTGCGACGGCACAACGGCATGGCGCGGCTGGTGGTGGCGGACGACGGCCGCGGGATCGATCCCGAGCATGTGCCCCACATCTTCGAACGGTTCTATCGGGTGGATCCCTCGCGGTCGCGCGCGACCGGCGGCACCGGGCTGGGCCTGACGATCGTCAAGCGCGTGGCCGAAGCGCACGGCGGCAGCGTGGAGGCCGGACGCAGCGAGCTTGGCGGGGCGGTTTTTGAGGTGCGACTCCCCGCGGACGGTCACGCCAGCCCGGCGGACGACCGCGCGAACGTGAGATATCACATCTGATCCACGGGCCTCGCTGGGGCCCGCGGCACGTCCTCACCTGATTTTCATGATTCGGTCCGGTTGTCGGCCTATGCTCCAGCTGACGCGGCGGACGTCGCCCGTGCTAAACGGAGGAGTGGTCGACAATGACGTCGAACACTGGCGGAGACCGGACCGTGGGCGCGAAGCTCATGGCTAACCTGCGCGCGGAAGGCGCGCACCCGGCGAACTATCGCGCCGGCGACCTCGTGATGGATCCGGCCGTGGACCGTCCGCGGGTCGGCATCGTGTGCGATGGGGCAATCACCGTCTGGCGCCTGAGCCCGAAGGGCAAGCAGCTTGCCACGGCCTCGCTGCGGCAGGGGGATTGGTTCGAGAACCTCTTCCCCAGCGAGACCTACGAGCGCACCTTCATCGAGGCCGATGCGCCGGCGCACGTAGCCTGGCTCGACGGGGCCGCCTTTCAGCGTTTGCTGCGCAAGTACCCGAGCTTCAGCGTCGAGCTCGTCCGATCGCAGATTCGGCGCTTGGCCGCGGTCGAGACTCGGGCGAGCCACACCGCCCTGGCCAGCGTGGCCGATTCGGTGGCGCTGGCCCTGCTGCAAATGGCCGAGCGCGAGGGCACCACGGACCTGGAAGTGACGCACGAGGAGCTGGCGCAGCGGCTCGGCACGGTGCGGGAAAGCGTGAGCCTGGCCATCAGCACGCTGCGGCGGGCGGGCGCCCTGGCGCCGGCGCAAGGACGCAAGCGGCTGATCTCCATTCTGAGCCTCTCGAAACTTCAGCAGCTGCTGGGCTACTACCCCTCGGGCACGTAGCCCACGCCCGTTCGGCCGCCGGCCGAACGGGAAGCCTTAGGCGCCCAGGCGGTCTCCCGCCTGGGCGCTTAGCTCGTTTTCGGCGGCAAGGCGGCGTCTGACGGCAACTCCGCGGCGGAGCGCGGCACGAACCTGATTCGCAGCTGACCCTCCTCGAGCCGCGCCCGCTGATGCTCCATGCGGGCCAGGGCGCGCGGGAGGACGATGTTGCGCCGAGCCGCGCCCATGCGCACGACCAGCTCGTCCCCGCGGCGGATCAGCGCCGCGTCTCGGCGGTCGATGAAAGGGGCCGGGATCTGAAACTCAAACTCGCCGTCGATCTGGGCGATGTGGTAGGGGCGCTCGCGCACCAGGACGGCCGCCGGATCCTCATCGCCGTGCATCAGCTCCCCCATGGCCCGCAGCCGGTCGAGCCCGACCACTTCCTCCGGAAACTGCGGGATCTCCAGGACGGGCACGGGATCGAACATGGAGTGGATTTCACGCATATAGCGCTGCTGCATGCGGCGCCAGCTGGCGGCAAAGTCTCCCGTGGCCTCCGCGGGGACGAGACGGTTCACCACCAGCGCGTCGGTGATGTGGTCGTACAGCGTCAGGTAGGTGAAGCTCCGCTGGGCCTCGCGGATGACCATCTTTTCCGGATTCACCACGATCCTGACCGTCGATTGGCCCGGCCGCGTGAGCAACACCCGCAGCTTCTCCAGCTCTTCGACCAGCTCGCCCATGGCGACGAAGACGGAATCCTCGGGCAGTGGCAGATCGGTGACCCGCCGCGCCATCGGGCGAACCATGCGCGCGAGCTGGCGATTGATCGGCAGCAGCTTGTCCATCCACCAGCGCCCGACCTCGGGAAACGCCAGCAGACGCAGCGTCTCGCCGGTGGGCGCGCAGTCCACGATCACCACGTCGAAGTCACCCGAGTCGACGTGACGGGTGATCCAGAGCAAGTTGGCCAGCTCTTCCATGCCCGGGAGCACGGCGATCTCTTCGGCCAGGAGGTCGTTGACGCCCCGCCACGTCAGCAGCGCTTCAAACCAGGACTGGACCGTTCCCCAATAGGTTTCGAGGTTGTAGTAGATGTCGCATTCCTGCGCCCACAGTCGCTCGGCCACCTTGATGGGCTCGGGGCCGAGCGGCTGGTCCAGGGAGTCGCCGAGGCTGTGCGCGGCGTCGGTGCTGAGGACGATGGTTCGCGCGCCGCGCTCCGCGCAGCGCAGGGCGGTCGCGGCGGCGACGCTGGTTTTGCCCACCCCGCCCTTGCCGGTGTAGAGGATGACGCGGGCGTCGCTAGCGCGTGACAAGGTCGGGCTCCAGGTGCGAAAGAGTGACGTGCAGCGGCGCTGCGCGTGCGGCGACCACCCGTCCGACGGTGGCCGCGGTCACCACGCCCGCCCCCATCAGCGCCTCGCGAAACGCGTGCTCATCCTCCGGTGGAATGGCGATCAGCAGCCCGCCGCTCGTCTGGGCGTCGGCCAGGAGCAACCGCTCGGCGGCGGGAAGCTCGGCGACCCACGTTACCTGGTCGTCCAGCGCGGCCAGGTTGCGCTCGGTGCCGCCCGGCACCTCGTCCGCGGCAATGAGCTCGCGCACCCCGGGGAATACGGGCACGTGGTCGGCAAACACCGTGGCCGAGCAGCCGCTGGCCTGCATCATTTCGCGCAGATGCCCCAAGAGCCCGTAGCCCGTGACATCCGTCATGGCATGGGCGCCGAACGTGCCGGCCACTTCCGCCGCCGCGCGATTCAGCGTCCGCATGCTGGCAACGGCGGCCTCCAATGCCTCGGGCGGCGCGGCGTCATGCTTGAGCGCGGTGCTGATGATGCCCGTCCCGATGGATTTGGTGAGCACCAGCAGATCGCCCGGACGCGCCCCCGCGTTGGTGATGAGCGCATCGGGATGCGCGGTGCCGATCACCGCCATGCCGAACTTGGGCACCGGATCGTCCACGGAATGCCCGCCGGCGACCACGGCGCCCGCCTCGATCACCGTGTCGGCGCCGCCGCGCTGGATCTCCGCAAGCACGTCGAGTGACAGAGTGTCGCGCGGAAACCCGGCAAGGTTGAGTGCAAACAGCGGTGTGGCCGCCATGGCGTAGACATCGCTAAGCGCGTTGGCCGCCGCGATGGCGCCGAAGTCGTAGGGGTCGTCGACGATGGGCGTAAACACGTCGATGGTCGCCACGATGGCAAGGTCGTCGCGCACCCGATAGACGGCGGCGTCGTCCATCGTGGCGGCGTCCACCAGCAGGTCGACGTGCGCCATCTGCGGCATGCGGCGCATCACGTGCGCCAACTCGGTCGGGCTGAGCTTGCAGGCTCAGCCGGCGCCGGGCGAATACCGCGTGAGCTTCGGTCGCGTCACATCCGAGGTCATTCTGGCAATCTACAGTACGCGGGAGGCGCCGCAGGGCTCCAGATGCATCAGGCCGTGCCGCGGAAACTGACGACGTCGGCGGGGCGCCGCCGGCTGCGGCGGATTTGGGCCGTCGCACTCGGCATGGGGATGATCGCCGCGGTGTCGGCCTCAAGCGCCACCGCTCGAGAGCCCGACGTCGACGCGGCCAAGCGCGACGCGCCGGTGGCGATTGCCGTGTCCTCGGGACGGTTCTACCCGGGACTCGGTGAGGACGGCACCGGATTCGGCGTGCGCAACTTTGCCGATGGGCCGCGGTTCTTTGACGCCTTCACGCGCTATGGCGGGCTCGACGTGATGGGATATCCAACGTCGCGCCCGTGGATCGGTCCGGGCGGGTTCATCTACCAGCTCACCCAGCGCGCCCTGATGCAATGGTCGCCGGATGATGACAAGGTCCAGCTGGCCAATGTCTACGAGATCCTGCGCGAGGCCGGATACGACGACGCGCTCTATGCGCGCTCGATTCCCCGCACCGAGCCCGACGAGTCGACGACGCTGGACGACGCGCGGGCCGTGCGGATGAGTTGGATGACCGATTCGGCGATCACGCAGGCGTTCCTGGCCAATCCCATCGAGCCCGACAGCGTGGATGCCGCCATCGAGCTCCACGGTTTGCCCATGTCCTATCCGGAGACTTTCGGTCCGTTCGTGGTACAGCGCTTCCAGCGGACGGCGCTGCAGCATTGGGTGGAAGCGGTCGATGGGGGCGAGCCGGTTGGCACGGTGGTGCTCGTCAACAGCGGCGACCACTACAAGGACCTGATGCTCGGGGGGGCGACGGTCACCACGCCCCATGCGCATGACGACACGCGAATGCTGGATCTGCGCGACGGGGCGGAGGTTTACGTGGACGCCGTCCTCGCCTGGACGACGC includes the following:
- a CDS encoding response regulator transcription factor is translated as MARSDVEPTPRILAVDDDPAILDMLRRGLGIEGFDVRVASDGAQALEAINAGAADVVILDVMMPGLDGFDVLHQVRAKNDVPVLFLTARDRVADRIRGLDAGADDYLPKPFAFGELVARVRALLRRHGPAERRVLSFDGVQMDLGSRQVTAMGEPLSLTQTEFELLRALMEQPGRVLTRSELLDRMWGYEPRAVSNVVDVYVGYLRRKLETADHPRLIHTVRGVGYVLRKATA
- a CDS encoding ATP-binding protein; this encodes MSIRLKLALWYVGFVVATVLGFGLLLHFLLAARVRSEVDVALQGRAGHVLELGEAGQPVAGVQATLPLLPDAITTELAQPDIYHQFVSPSGMPEMTSANLRGRQLPVTPGVYEALRTGEEQFEDVRLQDGTRMRVLIAPIVWQGEIEGVLQVASSVDVAEGAILPFHGYLLGGMAGVVAVALVSGLYLTRKSMNPVKALTRTAEAIYQVGDLSRRIEVGKGGDEIKTLGRTFNRMLDSIEQLVTSQHRFLADASHELKTPLTVIRGNAEILCRGAAPGADDEAADAILREATRMQRIVDDLLAIAELDAATEMRFEPVEVRALAERAVHDLEPLAGSRELWVQGDGEVLISGDVDRLERVVRNLVQNAIAATEPAGRIEVDVRRHNGMARLVVADDGRGIDPEHVPHIFERFYRVDPSRSRATGGTGLGLTIVKRVAEAHGGSVEAGRSELGGAVFEVRLPADGHASPADDRANVRYHI
- a CDS encoding TRC40/GET3/ArsA family transport-energizing ATPase; the encoded protein is MSRASDARVILYTGKGGVGKTSVAAATALRCAERGARTIVLSTDAAHSLGDSLDQPLGPEPIKVAERLWAQECDIYYNLETYWGTVQSWFEALLTWRGVNDLLAEEIAVLPGMEELANLLWITRHVDSGDFDVVIVDCAPTGETLRLLAFPEVGRWWMDKLLPINRQLARMVRPMARRVTDLPLPEDSVFVAMGELVEELEKLRVLLTRPGQSTVRIVVNPEKMVIREAQRSFTYLTLYDHITDALVVNRLVPAEATGDFAASWRRMQQRYMREIHSMFDPVPVLEIPQFPEEVVGLDRLRAMGELMHGDEDPAAVLVRERPYHIAQIDGEFEFQIPAPFIDRRDAALIRRGDELVVRMGAARRNIVLPRALARMEHQRARLEEGQLRIRFVPRSAAELPSDAALPPKTS
- a CDS encoding aminopeptidase; this translates as MTADELAMVDNVMRQCLAVTADDRVVIVTDPPKQAIGELFHVGALRHARDATLLVMPVAERHGSEPPTDVAEAMGTATVCVLPTSKSLTHTRARTAATDAGARVASMPSITYEMAMRTLAADYSAIARESEELATILSAGAEVTLTSPGGCNLTFSAVGRDGLADTGHFTTPGDMGNLPAGEAFIAPVEGTATGTVVIDAASMIEDVMPDPPMRIRIQEGLAVGVEGAGAVQLEAVFAEVGDGARNLAELGIGTNPNARLSGNILEAEKVAGTAHVALGASLHIGGTVDVPFHQDGVIARPTVHVDGRLIMQDGQRVPLAG
- a CDS encoding Crp/Fnr family transcriptional regulator, coding for MANLRAEGAHPANYRAGDLVMDPAVDRPRVGIVCDGAITVWRLSPKGKQLATASLRQGDWFENLFPSETYERTFIEADAPAHVAWLDGAAFQRLLRKYPSFSVELVRSQIRRLAAVETRASHTALASVADSVALALLQMAEREGTTDLEVTHEELAQRLGTVRESVSLAISTLRRAGALAPAQGRKRLISILSLSKLQQLLGYYPSGT